In Xyrauchen texanus isolate HMW12.3.18 chromosome 35, RBS_HiC_50CHRs, whole genome shotgun sequence, one DNA window encodes the following:
- the LOC127628407 gene encoding homeobox protein Hox-C4a: MIMSSYLMDSNYIDPKFPPCEEYSQNSYIPEHSPEYYSRARDSGYQHHHQELYPPRASYQERQYNCASIPEPDTQRGHGLPHAGHLLGKGQSASCEPPPLPLSPATPPAASSACNQATPEHPNSSASAKQPVVYPWMKKIHVSTVNSSYNGAEPKRSRTAYTRQQVLELEKEFHYNRYLTRRRRIEIAHSLVLSERQIKIWFQNRRMKWKKDHRLPNTKVRSSSSTGISSVSNTSSTAGIVAAASTTNTMSASEDLSGTERGEDITRL; this comes from the exons ATGATCATGAGCTCGTATTTGATGGACTCTAACTACATCGATCCGAAATTTCCTCCTTGCGAGGAATATTCGCAAAATAGCTACATTCCCGAACACAGCCCCGAATATTACAGCCGTGCAAGGGATAGTGGCTACCAGCATCACCACCAGGAGTTATACCCTCCACGGGCAAGCTACCAGGAGCGTCAATACAACTGTGCAAGCATCCCTGAACCTGATACTCAAAGAGGACATGGACTGCCTCATGCGGGGCACCTGCTCGGAAAAGGGCAATCTGCCTCATGTGAGCCCCCACCGTTACCCCTATCTCCAGCTACCCCTCCGGCTGCATCCTCCGCCTGCAATCAAGCCACCCCGGAGCATCCCAACAGCTCAGCCTCTGCCAAACAACCCGTGGTGTACCCATGGATGAAGAAAATTCACGTCAGCACCG TGAACTCTAGTTACAATGGAGCGGAACCCAAGCGGTCTAGAACTGCTTACACTCGCCAGCAAGTCTTAGAATTGGAGAAGGAATTCCACTATAATCGGTACTTAACACGGCGAAGACGAATCGAGATTGCTCATTCCTTGGTCCTCTCGGAGAGGCAAATCAAAATTTGGTTTCAGAACCGCAGGATGAAGTGGAAAAAAGACCATAGGCTGCCAAACACCAAAGTCAGATCTTCGTCTTCAACGGGCATTTCCTCCGTGTCCAACACAAGCTCAACGGCTGGCATTGTGGCGGCAGCTTCCACCACTAACACCATGTCAGCCTCCGAAGACCTCTCCGGAACAGAGCGTGGCGAGGATATTACAAGGTTATAA